GGCATTGAAGGGGCACTGCCCTTCCACTCTATACtgaccacgatttgtcaaatcataGATAATAACCCTAACAAGGTATATTAGGGTATGTTAGGTGTATATTATCATagggtatatactatctatgatatTATCTATGGGTCAAATCGAGTCAAATCATGCAGACTGACCTTTTAGAAAATAACGTCATTATGGGTCAACATGGCGTCAAACAACGGTAACTAAGAAAATTGTACTTTGCACGAGACTTTCTTCCTTTAATCGAAAAAGTTGATTGTTATGGCAGAAAAAGAGATTCTTGAAAAGCTTTGTAGTCATCAGAAACTAGACAGGGACAAAGGCGTAGATGAACTAAAAGCACTGTTGCAGGGTGGTTCCACAGAAAATAAAATGACTCCATCTATTTTGAGCACACTGAAGACCGGTTCTACCTGGGAGGCGAAGCATGGCTGTCTCATGGCGGCACAACTATTGATAGAACACGATAAATCAACGTCACTAGATTCAGAAATCCTACCACTACTTCCCCAACTGTTAGAAGACAATGAACCACGAGTAAGGCTGTCAGCTGGAGAGGTTCTAGGGTGTATTTGTCGTGTCAGAGGTCCTGCTGCCTTTGAGCAGATAAAGGGTACGATAGTATCCGGAATAACAAGCTATCTTGAGCGTGATGCTAATGCTACTCAAAGTGAGGAAGTGAAACAACTGGCAGACAAGCTCATACAAGAACAAGGTGTGCCATGTGATGTAGCAAACATATTTCATGACACAGCAGGATGGAAAGCACTGGAGTCATACATGAATGCTCTCAAGTATGCTGCCGAAGGCTGTGGGAGTAAATTTCATCCACACATCACTCAAGACTTGCTACAATTGTTGTTCAGAACTCTCAGTCACACAAATCGCTTTGTTAGGGAGACAGCATTTTATGTGTTGGCTGCAATAGTTCTCTGCCTTGAGCAGCTGAAACAACAGGGAAGTGTCTCAAGTGATTTACTAACTCTTATTGCTAAGAGTTTAGCTCTTGGTCTTTCTGACAACTGGAGTCAGGTTAGAATGGCAGCATGTGTGGCTACCAGACAATTTTTTACCACAATGGGCAGTGTGGATGCAGTTTATCTTGACATTCTAATACCTGCCATGTGTCTCAATCGTTACTATGTAGCAGAGGGAGTTCGTGTTTATTCACAACAGACGTGGCTTACTGTAACAAAGAACCAGGGGGTCCATCTTGTAGAGGAGCGTATATCAAGTGTCGTGGCATTCTATGTGGCTCAGAGTAGTGCCGACAATCATGCTGTACGAGAAGCAGCATGTGCTTGTATTGCTGAACTTGGCTCCAAAGTGTCCAAGGACATTTTAAGTCCTCATGTGGCTAAACTTCTATCAACTCTGTTGGTTTGTTTTAAGGATGAATGCTGGCCAGTGCGTGATGCTGCTTGCTTGGCTTGTGGTAACTTTGTATCATGTTTCCCAGCAGAATGTCTACCTAAATGGGAAGAAATTTTGTCACTTTGTTTGATCAATCTTGAAGACAGTATATCATCTATCAGACAGGGTGCAGCTATTTCAGTAGCACAGATGATTCAGACTTATGGTGATGATGTCTTTGAAAATGTGTTGTCTATTTTGAAGACACGATTACCCCTTGTCAAGGACCAACCTCAAGAGGATATGAGTCAATCTGTTTATGATGACAGTCCAGCAACTTTTGGTGTAGTAAAGAGGGTACATGACAATGATCCCAGGTTACATTCTGATCAACAAATGTACTCATGTGGTTCACTGGCACCAAAGATGCGTAAAGGACGTAGTGACACAGGCGAAATGACAGGAGGAGAAAGCTTGTTCCAGAAGACAGCCCAGCCATGGGAGAAGAGCGAAGGATGCATCCATCTTTTAGCAGAGATTGTCAAATTGAAAACATACAATAGTCAAGTTGCTTCACTACTTCCTATTCTAGCTGAAATGACAAGGTACAAACATTATGCACACCACCGTGGTTACTTTGAGACCATGCTCAAACTACTACCAGTTATAGCACAGTCCCTCGGGAAGAAAGAATTCAAGAAACATTTTGACATTTTCATTGATGCCATTTTCTACAGTATTTCATGTGAcagtgctctagtgcaggccgCTGCAACAGATTGTATCATCCAGCTGACTCAAATAATAGGAAAGATGATCACAAGAGGAAGAATTGAGCAACACAACATGCGATATTTGGACGCGTTTGACAAGATAGTACGCTAGTTAGTGAATTTCTTATATCACTACATACACATAAATAACATACAAATGTATCTGAAATTTTCTTTATTATCGAGTGTATTTGTGTGCTAGTTCTAAAGTCTACTGGTGTTATTCGATTATTGGTGGGTAACAACCTGGGAGATTAGCCAACAGTGGGTTACCCATACAATTCTTCAACCATCTCTGGATATTGTTTGCCAGCTTTAATCCACTACTAGATTCACATAACACACAGTAGCATACAATATCGGCTAATGAAAACTGGTCTCCAACTACCCACGGGTTAGATGCTATACTGGCattgaaatttttaataactGAAGCCTTTTCCTTGGCATTGCCAAATAGAAGTGCCTGGTAGAATCTATCAATCCAGCAATCGATTATACTAGCTTTCTCCGGACCCAAGTCCTCATAAAGATCAGAGCAAAATTCCCTACAGATGTATCGTGCTATGTTGCCCATTCCTTCAATAGGGACTTGATCATGTGGAGCAACCATCATTTTGACTTTAGGACAGTAATCCTCTGAAAGAAAAAGATTTTCATAACACCAACAGAGAATCACTACAATTCTGTTGTACCTGATTTCCATATTAGAGTAATTTTTAGACGAGGGGGGCTAGTTGCTGGATTCCCCCCAATGAAAACATTTAATGGACATGCCTCCACTGCACTGGAATGTTTGAAACAACAATGTGAAGTGGGCACCATTTGAGACACATATCTGTAGATTGCAACCAGAACTGCAGGGGATTGAGTGACTGGGCATGACACAGCTACATCAATGATAGAGGGAGGCTGTAGTATAAAAACGACATTAAAGGGGGGGTGGGATTTTAATGTAATCTGCAACAAACCTGCTGTAAAATTGCTTCAGGATCAACGCCCAATTTCTCACTTAGTACAGCAACTTTATCGTTTAGCTGCTGTAAttctgtaaacaaatcatcttgtcgCTTCTCTACATAATCGAGATTTATTTTCCCGTCCTCCTCCTGCAAACACGAGGCCATCACGCTATTACTCTAATATTTTAGCGCATTCCTTACCAAAGCTTTCCAATACGCGGGACTGTGTATCGGATGTAGGAGGTACATACAGTCAGGTAGCTTGATTTTCTTGATCTTGAAGTAAGGCTGAACCCGGTACATCGCTGGCCTCCCTTGAACATCCACTGTGGCCATTGTCAGCTGTACACAATGTTCGTAGTGTCTTGAGCACACGTGCACAACGGAAAGTGGTGAAACAATAATAATGCCACGTGAGCCTCCGTAGAGGTACAGATGCAAGCGAGAAGATCGAGCGGTTATCTTCTGTTTGCGGGTAGTTCCCATAGGACTCTTGCAGAGGATATTTCAAGGTAACTTTATTAGCCAACTTAGCCTGGTCTGTATTGTTCGTACCCAAACCTGAGCTACTGTGTTAAATGTGTCACCTATGCGTTCCGCTTTTATATTGTAGGCGAATAGGACAGCCACTTGCTGACGCGGAGTTTACAAAAGCCGAGGATGGAGGTATGTTCTTAATAATGCACAGTTGGGTGCGCGCTTTATTGGAACGTTTGCGAATTACAGAAACTTCAATAGAAGTGGGAGATTCTGTCCGTGGAAAGGATGTTTTCATTATTCAGACCGGCTCTGGGTAAGGTGTTAGCTTGGTGGATTTGTGTGGTGGAGGTTGGGTGATAATATACCAGAGTGGTGGTGTCAAATTTCCTTATAACaagtatgtgtagtgtatgtgtactaTTTATCATATGATGACACACTACTGCAAGTAAATGTGTACCAATCAAATAACCACCAGGTAAACAACATTACACAATGCCTATTGAATTCATAGCCTTTGCACTGACTTCCtgtttgcaatagaatttgttGCCTTGCAGTTGAATTCAACATGTTTGCAATAGAGTTAAGTGTTATTGCATTAgaatttattgttgttgtttttttgtgggGAATTTTGTTATGTTTGTTCTACAGGCCAAGATAAATGAGTAATGAGGAGAATTAGTTCAGCATTAGAATTTATCCTGTCGGCTTAAAAGATTATGAACTGGGTTTAAAACAGATTCTTAGCAACCCCCACTATTGAGCTGCATCTGCTGATACTTCTCAAATCACGAAGGTCACACATGCACTAGTTAATAACAATATTTATAGAAAACTAGTTGAGCTATATAGCGGTGCAAGGCAGTGATACATGGCTGCCTTGCACCGCTATATAGCTCAACTAGTTTTCTATAAATATTGTTATTAAAAACACACTTGTACCTACACGCAGATGGGGGCATGGCATGCAACTATATCAATACTTACTAGTCCATAACTGATATATTGGAGCAACATGATGAAGGAGCTATAATAGCAGCCTCTACCAGTCACGtttaataaatatttgtgtatgtGCAACCTTCATGATGTAGTTTTCACAATCATTGATTCTCTGTTTATTGGAGAAAAATCAACAATAATGTCCCTAAAGAGCTATATCAGAGTGTAAGGTCTTACTACACTGCACAGATACATTGTTACTTGTGTTAGTTAAAGTGTGTATTTAcaatgtatgtacaatacaatgGTTTGTTTACAGGACTTCTGTCAATGATCATATTATGGAGATGTTGATTTTGGCATACGCTTGTAAAACATCATCAGCCAGACGAATTGTTGGTAAGCAGAATATAGTCACTATTGAATCGTCCTTACTTTACAAATCTAGACCAATTGTTTACATTCAATGGTAGGAAACTTTTAACTTACTTGGCATATGATTTACTTTATTATGACGAAATGAGTGTGAAAGAAATGTGTTTAGCATCAGCAGCTAAATTTTTTTTCAGGTGTTCTTCCATATTTACCATATTCACGTCAAAGCAAGCTACGGAACAGGGGTTGTATTGCTGCCAAATTATTAGCCAGTATGATGACTAAAGCaggtgtgtgattgtgtgtgtttgtatacctAGTAATGGGGAATTAGTATTTGTAAATGCCAACTGAGTGTAAATTTACTGAGATTTACTCTCACTAACTCTCACCACTTGAACCATGAACCATGATTTGATGATTTACTCTGAACCATAAACCAATGCCACTTGAACCTAGATTTACTCATACACTGCACACTGACATGTAGTTACCTGAGTATGATGTATAGATGGCCCAGTCAACATGGCAGCTTTGAAGGCTGTGTGGGATGTACGGCTAATGACAGCACCCTTGTCTCTGCAAGTATGGTAAAGACGATGGGCTGGGTAGGGGGTTCCCTTGTGTTGGTCTTGCAGGCCAACAATGAGGAATTGTGTCACTCCAGCGCTTCTTTGCAGAAGGAGTCAGACCAACCAAGCTATTGTTGTTGAAGGGATATACCTTCCCTCCTGTGACTAGGTGGGTGTATTCTGTGAGGGGTTTGGGGACTGAtagagtgtagtgtgtgtctttGTGTTTTTTTATGTATGCCAACAATACAATAACATGATTGTCATCTTTGAGTAGTGGTGTCATAATAGTGCACACTGTAGTGCTATTAGGGTATATCCGATGCAATAGACACTTCATGTAGACCTTTAATATGTAGTGGGGCTCTTAGGACTGACATTTTATGAATACCTTTTAACGATGTAAACATGTTGTAGTCAGTTGATGAATACTacagtatgttcatgttgagctgaatcctgaaaaacagctaaaaattaaaagtggattttttctcaatagagttaacatttcagccaaccagatgattattggtaacagcaaaggagtcaacaacagacatgtacggtttggctccattacaagttcgggaaagggccgtaatggacactgtacttatatggcttccccataggaaatgtattgtgaaaattttgattggctgtaaatattatgtcaaacatttgaacaaaatgattttgaaatatttttagcggatcaagcagtactacaattgagccaaatttcaagatcatgtgcaattgcatccatgagttattaaatgtttttgaggattcagctcaacgtgaacgtactatagtgcTCTTACAAAATCATACTTTTCTCATTAACTTTGTGATGGTGGGTTTTGGTTTGTTTCCCTAGGACTAACCCATGTGATCACCATTGACCTTCACCACAAGGAGATCCAGGGATTCTTTGATGTGCCAGTGGACAACCTCAGAGCATCAGCTTTCATCATGGAATATATAAAGGATAATGTAAGTATTACAATTGCTATTATATGAGTGGCCTATGGCTACAACGAAACTTATTTGCAAGGCACTATGAAGAAAAGACTAAAGACAGCAACACTAAGACTTTAGACCCAGACTTCATACATCTGTATACAATCGTAACTAAAGTAGAGCTCCAAAGTGTCTTCTGTAGAGGGTTACACTGTAGACCAATGTTTGTACTCAGATACCTGACCCGTGTTGCTTAAATTgaagtgactgttcaattagagtattttgaatgTACTGTATCTGCTATACAACAGTTGATGacagaaaatttgacaaattagtTAAATTGGTCACCTTTTAATTCATCAAAATGTCCATAAGCACTTTTAAAAGTAAGTGTTTATGTCTATAATTCGTGTTTTCTGTCAACATTTAATTTGTCGAAGCTACCGTTAATAGAACGTACTCACTTGTActcaaagtactctaatagaacagtcatttctaatTTCAGGTAGAGAGTCTACTCTAAATCCAGTATGTGTATGAGCTTCAATTGCATGTAGTTTGCTTGTCTAAAGTTTCCGAGTGCTTATCACTCTGTGTGACCCTTAAGGTTTGGATAACAAGGTgctactgtaccatttgatcCTATCAGTCTTAGTACAGAAAATCATAGAATTGTGTATGcaataactactctaatatagcagtcacttttaaTAGGGCAATCACTTATGAGAATGATTATAGCAATTGTAATACATAGGGCATACACAGCCATTAGCTTTAAAAAAGGCTTTGATTTGCAAGATTTAAGGGCTTTACTGTATATAGCAATTGCAGCTTTTTATGACAAATAGGACCTGTTCTAATAATGTCACCTGTCTAACCACCCAGCTTGAACAATCTTGAAGTGTGTCATTTGTGTAGAAAGTGGTCTGTTTAATCATAGATAGTAgagtaaaagggataggaaacgtaagcgatttccggtttgatttccgttacgtgtgacttgaaaggacaagacagttttgtgctcaagcatgggaattagcgttctaagcagcgtaaatagtaatccaacagactacagcaagtatttaggcctttgtgagagattttggcgagagaattcagactgtagattttgtaacaaagtgtatcgcattaaccgtgattgttacacgctgtcatacTTTCGttcatagtaccttcatgcctcgtccataccgcttcttttatagccggttccactttcgaatcttgt
The nucleotide sequence above comes from Dysidea avara chromosome 3, odDysAvar1.4, whole genome shotgun sequence. Encoded proteins:
- the LOC136250308 gene encoding uncharacterized protein gives rise to the protein MAEKEILEKLCSHQKLDRDKGVDELKALLQGGSTENKMTPSILSTLKTGSTWEAKHGCLMAAQLLIEHDKSTSLDSEILPLLPQLLEDNEPRVRLSAGEVLGCICRVRGPAAFEQIKGTIVSGITSYLERDANATQSEEVKQLADKLIQEQGVPCDVANIFHDTAGWKALESYMNALKYAAEGCGSKFHPHITQDLLQLLFRTLSHTNRFVRETAFYVLAAIVLCLEQLKQQGSVSSDLLTLIAKSLALGLSDNWSQVRMAACVATRQFFTTMGSVDAVYLDILIPAMCLNRYYVAEGVRVYSQQTWLTVTKNQGVHLVEERISSVVAFYVAQSSADNHAVREAACACIAELGSKVSKDILSPHVAKLLSTLLVCFKDECWPVRDAACLACGNFVSCFPAECLPKWEEILSLCLINLEDSISSIRQGAAISVAQMIQTYGDDVFENVLSILKTRLPLVKDQPQEDMSQSVYDDSPATFGVVKRVHDNDPRLHSDQQMYSCGSLAPKMRKGRSDTGEMTGGESLFQKTAQPWEKSEGCIHLLAEIVKLKTYNSQVASLLPILAEMTRYKHYAHHRGYFETMLKLLPVIAQSLGKKEFKKHFDIFIDAIFYSISCDSALVQAAATDCIIQLTQIIGKMITRGRIEQHNMRYLDAFDKIVR
- the LOC136250310 gene encoding aminoacyl tRNA synthase complex-interacting multifunctional protein 2-like, which gives rise to MATVDVQGRPAMYRVQPYFKIKKIKLPDCMYLLHPIHSPAYWKALEEDGKINLDYVEKRQDDLFTELQQLNDKVAVLSEKLGVDPEAILQQPPSIIDVAVSCPVTQSPAVLVAIYRYVSQMVPTSHCCFKHSSAVEACPLNVFIGGNPATSPPRLKITLIWKSEDYCPKVKMMVAPHDQVPIEGMGNIARYICREFCSDLYEDLGPEKASIIDCWIDRFYQALLFGNAKEKASVIKNFNASIASNPWVVGDQFSLADIVCYCVLCESSSGLKLANNIQRWLKNCMGNPLLANLPGCYPPIIE